From the genome of Glycine max cultivar Williams 82 chromosome 2, Glycine_max_v4.0, whole genome shotgun sequence, one region includes:
- the LOC100775402 gene encoding protein GAMETE CELL DEFECTIVE 1, mitochondrial isoform X2 — translation MRNHPAFQFLLGSSSKMQAFRRRISTATISTAKQFNALPSIIAGEFPATRRRWSSRKSRSGEDEWNEAWETAWLPDDLTPKTQAPWESDVNFPSSSSSSSAAAANDGDGDEETKAFVAEMNENWNERRKGSKEKEKKEENGALYSVENMKKDYRLKKQRMHAGLWMKEIEKLEEAKLGDSDVAGDDDIQRLLDSCSDIFDPGNNDLNNVQVQTSEFKNMPDGWETISKNQEGNVWEMSQREEDILLQEFERRIAYSKFQLVCRLLVLSRLIYLAGGGQLMGGNI, via the exons atgagaaacCACCCTGCATTTCAATTTCTTCTCGGTAGCTCATCGAAAATGCAAGCGTTTCGACGAAGAATCTCAACAGCGACAATCTCCACGGCGAAGCAATTCAACGCTCTTCCATCCATTATTGCCGGTGAATTTCCGGCAACGAGACGGCGGTGGTCGAGCCGCAAGTCCCGGAGCGGCGAGGACGAGTGGAACGAGGCGTGGGAGACGGCGTGGCTTCCGGATGACCTGACGCCGAAGACGCAAGCGCCGTGGGAGAGCGACGTCAACTtcccttcctcctcctcctcctcctccgccgccgccgccaATGACGGAGACGGCGACGAGGAGACGAAGGCGTTCGTGGCGGAGATGAACGAGAATTGGAACGAGCGGCGGAAAGGAtcgaaggagaaggagaagaaggaagagaaCGGCGCGCTTTACAGCGTGGAGAATATGAAGAAGGATTATCGGTTGAAGAAGCAGAGAATGCACGCTGGCTTGTGGATGAAGGAGATTGAGAAGCTTGAGGAAGCGAAATTGGGCGATTCTGATGTTGCTGGTGATGATGACATTCAGAGATTGCTTGATAGTTGCTCCGA CATTTTTGACCCTGGCAATAATGATCTCAACAATGTGCAAGTTCAAACTTCTGAGTTCAAAAACATGCCTGATGGATGGGAAACAATATCAAAAAATCAAGAAGGAAATGTGTGGGAGATGTCACAGAGAGAAGAAGATATACTTCTCCAGGAATTTGAACGACGTATTGCCTATAGCAAATTTCAG CTTGTATGCAGATTGCTAGTTTTATCAAGACTCATATATTTAGCCGGAGGAGGCCAATTGATGGGTGGAAATATATGA
- the LOC100775402 gene encoding protein GAMETE CELL DEFECTIVE 1, mitochondrial isoform X1 has product MRNHPAFQFLLGSSSKMQAFRRRISTATISTAKQFNALPSIIAGEFPATRRRWSSRKSRSGEDEWNEAWETAWLPDDLTPKTQAPWESDVNFPSSSSSSSAAAANDGDGDEETKAFVAEMNENWNERRKGSKEKEKKEENGALYSVENMKKDYRLKKQRMHAGLWMKEIEKLEEAKLGDSDVAGDDDIQRLLDSCSDIFDPGNNDLNNVQVQTSEFKNMPDGWETISKNQEGNVWEMSQREEDILLQEFERRIAYSKFQIASFIKTHIFSRRRPIDGWKYMIELVGPNAKRGKGSVSRVPSLSDPSTQPFKEEKNSVDKTYVPRERR; this is encoded by the exons atgagaaacCACCCTGCATTTCAATTTCTTCTCGGTAGCTCATCGAAAATGCAAGCGTTTCGACGAAGAATCTCAACAGCGACAATCTCCACGGCGAAGCAATTCAACGCTCTTCCATCCATTATTGCCGGTGAATTTCCGGCAACGAGACGGCGGTGGTCGAGCCGCAAGTCCCGGAGCGGCGAGGACGAGTGGAACGAGGCGTGGGAGACGGCGTGGCTTCCGGATGACCTGACGCCGAAGACGCAAGCGCCGTGGGAGAGCGACGTCAACTtcccttcctcctcctcctcctcctccgccgccgccgccaATGACGGAGACGGCGACGAGGAGACGAAGGCGTTCGTGGCGGAGATGAACGAGAATTGGAACGAGCGGCGGAAAGGAtcgaaggagaaggagaagaaggaagagaaCGGCGCGCTTTACAGCGTGGAGAATATGAAGAAGGATTATCGGTTGAAGAAGCAGAGAATGCACGCTGGCTTGTGGATGAAGGAGATTGAGAAGCTTGAGGAAGCGAAATTGGGCGATTCTGATGTTGCTGGTGATGATGACATTCAGAGATTGCTTGATAGTTGCTCCGA CATTTTTGACCCTGGCAATAATGATCTCAACAATGTGCAAGTTCAAACTTCTGAGTTCAAAAACATGCCTGATGGATGGGAAACAATATCAAAAAATCAAGAAGGAAATGTGTGGGAGATGTCACAGAGAGAAGAAGATATACTTCTCCAGGAATTTGAACGACGTATTGCCTATAGCAAATTTCAG ATTGCTAGTTTTATCAAGACTCATATATTTAGCCGGAGGAGGCCAATTGATGGGTGGAAATATATGATTGAGTTGGTGGGACCAAATGCTAAGAGAGGGAAGGGTAGTGTTTCTAGAGTACCAAGTCTATCTGATCCCTCTACCCAACCATTCAAGGAGGAGAAAAATTCAGTTGATAAGACATATGTTCCCCGTGAGAGAAGGTAG